The window GATTGGGAGTGACTGGACTATCTTTCTGATAGCTCCATAATGTACAATATGTTCTTTGTAGAAATATATACCATGTGAGCCATTTCCCTTGTACTGATGTCTAAAGGCATTGTTTACTATTGTTGGCTCAAGTTTTTGGAGCGACTGTCATAGAGTGAATCTGGGAATGCCTCAGCCGCAGTTGCCCCACCTCAAGTGGCAGCCACAAAATAGTAAGCTTCACCAGcccaccagccacaccccAAAAGATTGGCATGCCCTAAGCGCACGCAACCCCCACAATTGCAGACCCACTCTGAAAAACCACCACAGGTTTGGCGAGCTCGACTGCGTGAATCctcttgcttcttcttttctgtgtCCGAAACTCCAAGCGTCGCCCTCGGTAggtctttttttcccttcaccaacaaccaaccaccacaccaaaccGTCAAAATGGGTCGCGTTCGTACCAAGACTGTCAAGAAGTCCGCCAAGGTCATCATTGAGCGGTACTACCCCAAGTTGACTCTCGACTTCGAGACCAACAAGCGGTATGTTTTTCTCCAACCTGGATTTTGGGCAGAGGGGAGACCCGACTGACTCTGAGGAAAAAGTGTGTGCGATGAGATCGCCATCATTGCCTCCAAGCGCCTCCGCAACAAGATTGCCGGCTACACCACCCACTTGATGAAGCGCATTCAGCGTGGCCCCGTCCGCGGTATCTCCTTCAAGcttcaggaggaggagcgtgAGCGCAAGGATCAGTACGTTCCCGAGGTCTCCGCTCTCGACTTCACCCAGAACTCCGAGAGCGGCCAGCTCGATGTCGATACCGAGACCAAGGACCTCCTTAAGCACCTCGGCGTATGTGTTGCCCAGTGTCTGAAGGCCACGAGAGTGGAAAAACTGACAACAATTCACAGTTCGACGCCATCCCCGT is drawn from Podospora pseudocomata strain CBS 415.72m chromosome 1 map unlocalized CBS415.72m_1, whole genome shotgun sequence and contains these coding sequences:
- the RPS17B gene encoding 40S ribosomal protein S17.e.B (EggNog:ENOG503P2RM; COG:J) — translated: MGRVRTKTVKKSAKVIIERYYPKLTLDFETNKRVCDEIAIIASKRLRNKIAGYTTHLMKRIQRGPVRGISFKLQEEERERKDQYVPEVSALDFTQNSESGQLDVDTETKDLLKHLGFDAIPVNVIPVTQNPAVERGPRRFGGDRPRRD